A window of Salvia splendens isolate huo1 chromosome 8, SspV2, whole genome shotgun sequence genomic DNA:
acggaaactctggcagCTCCGGCGGCTTTGACAtaaacgcgtttggcgactggggggcatgtacaatgtcttgggtggttccggttccgggtcgtcgacgtcgggcacccaaggctcgtcgacgccggcggcgtaccaaccaccgcattttgatgtggatgcatacgctcgtccctccgccccgaggtattcgcagggattatcccaaattagggaggattatccggatgaacccaatccggaaggaggatgaggcggtggaagctccaggggtcgcgcattcgatgccgtggaggaagaggaggaggcggccgagaaggaggaggatatgttggatattttagtttaattggattaacttgattgatcaacgtgatcataatgagacatcaaataagttggaagtgcggattgtacacttatttgaattcgttatgacTAGACGGGGGTttgggggcagcgcccccgagtagcggggtccaaggggcagagcccctggctggggtcgtAATTTCCGATAATTGAAggactaatttgcaattttagaaACCCACAAAAATTCAGTTAAAATCAGTTAACTGATGAACAGACgcaatgcttcgtgaagagatgCGATGTTTCGCTTCTGCATCTTCTTATTGATCGATTTCTGGGTTCAAAGTGATAGACAGAATCAACATACGAATCTTCTAcaacctgaattgtatccgatcaaatattggtagaaccgccaaattgatttgatcttttTTAGGGAGATTTACAGAGAATGTGAACAATCGGATGTTGTCCTGAAAGGCGTGAAACACTTTCTAAAACTTGTTTGTAACCACAATTGTTTAATACAATACCAGAAACCAAGTTTTTACAAATACCAGGTACATATACAACATTTTTTAACACTAAAGAGTTTCCGGAAGTAAACACTAGGCTAACAGTTCCTAATCCTTTGATTGGTTCAGTTGCAACGTTGCCCATCTTCAACGAAGATCCATCTTCAATTGGTTTGAAATCTTTAAACCATTGACGATCCTTGCACACATGACACGTTGCACCCGAATCAACCCACCACGAGAGATCATCATCCTGCACATAAAGTGCTTCAGAAATTATTGATGCATAATAATTTCAACCGAATGATCATTAGGTACAGAAAACGAACCTGATTGTTTTCCCGGATCCTTGGATCCACTTGTACCAGCCACGTTCTTTCCTTTACTTCCACCGTTTCCAGACTTGCAGTCCCTTTTGAAGTGCCCAGATTTACTGCACTTCCAACACATCAGTTTAGGCTTCTTATCCCCAGCCTTACTGTAGTTTCCTTGAAACTTTCATTTCCCTTGAAACGATCTTTTCTCTTTCCCAGCCTTGGAGGATTCACCCTCTTCCACCATGTTCACAGAAGAACCAACCATTGTTTTCCCATTACCGACAGAGCCCTTTTCCATATCACGTATGGACTGTTCGATTTGGAAGTCACTTCCTAGTTCGACCAGATTCAACTCCTCCTTCTTATGTTTCAGATTGTTTTTAAAATCTTTCCAGGAGGGTGGCAGTTTATCGATAATGCTAGAGATAGAAATGGATTCATCCATTTTCATATCATATTGGGAAAACTGTCTCAATATCCTCAACAATTCGTTATATTGTTCCATGACAGGCATCGAATCAACCATTTTATAGGTAATAAAATTACCAAGAAGAAATTTCTTGCTAGAGGCATCTTCTGCCATATATTTGGCTTCGAGGGAATCCCACAACTCTTTAGCAGACTCTACGTTTTGATATACATCAAAAAGGGAATCAGACATACCGTTTAAGATGTGACCACGACATATGTAGTCGTCGTTCTCCCACTTCATCCGCCTCCTCGTCTGTTCCAGAGTTTCATTTTCAACAGCCTCGGGCATGGGAGTACTCAGAACATACACGACCTTCAGACCAGTCAACATGAAATGCATCTTCTTCTGCCAGTGTCTGAAATCCTGGCCAGCAAACTTATCCAACTTCGCAAAACCTTTCGTTTCTTCCTTCGCCGTTTCTTTGTTCGACATTTTCAAAGATTGATTTGAACAGAGTTCctaataaaaggaacaagataaCCCCTTATGAACTTTGGCATAAAAAACCACCGAAACTGAGTTATCTCAGAGTTTGGGTTGTAGAGCTGTGGCAAGACTAACTGATCCTAAAATAAAGACCATAGGTCAAAGAGGGATAGATTGTGTATTCCTTGGATATCCTGAAAATTCTGTTTGTTATAGGTTCTATGTCATAGAACCTAATGACTATGTATCCGTGCACTCTATTATTGAGTCAAGAGATGCTGATTTTGGGAATGAGGATAGATTCACATCTGTACCTAAACCTGGAGGCATGATTGCAAGCTCTAGTAACTATGATGTGTCTAACAAAGTGACTGATTCACCTCTCGAGGTTAGGAGGAGTAGTAGAGCAAGAAAAGCTAAGTCTTTTGGTGATGATTTCCAATTGTACTTGGTGGAAAGATCAATgaatgaaattaattttcaatagcaatattgttttaatattgGTGATGATCCAAGGACCTACAAAGAAGCTATGGCTTCAAGGGATGCTGCATTTTGGAAAGAGGCAATCCAAGATGAGATGGATTCCATAATCCAAAATAATATATGGAAACTGACTGATTTACCACCTGGGTGTGAACCTTTAGATagtaaatggatcttcaaaacaaaattgaaggtggatagaagcatagacaaataTAAAGCCAGATTGGTTATCCAAGGCTTTAGACAAAAGGAAGGAATTGATTTCTTTGACACCTATGCTCCTGTTGCAAGGATTTCCACCATTAGATTATTGTTAGCACTTGCCGCTATACATAATCTaataattcaccaaatggatgttaaaactgccTTTTTGAATGGTGAATTTGATGAAGAGATTTACATGAAACAACCAGAAGGCTTTGTCATGCCTGGTAATGAACATAAGGTATGTAAATTGGTTAAATCTCTTTATGGACTAAAGCAAGCCCCCAAGCAATGGCATCAAAAGTTTGATGACGTGGTGTTGTCTAATGGTTTTGTATTAAACCAAGCAGACAAGTGTGTATATAGCAAATTCGACACTACTGGTAAAGGGGTGATCATTTGCCTATACGTAGATGACATGTTGATCTTTGGTACTGACCAAGATCAAGTGGATAAAACAAAGGAATTTTTGTCATctaagtttgagatgaaagatatggggaaggctgatgtgattcttggaatTAAGATCACACATGGAGAACAAGGAATTTCCATTTCTCAATCACATTATATTGAGTAGGTGTTGGAAAAATTTAACTTTAAAGATTGTTCTCCAGTTAAGACTCATTTTGATCATAGTGCAAAACTCGTGCCTAATAAAAAAGTTGCTGTGAATCAGCTTGAATATTCAAAGGCTATTGGATCATTCTTCTACAAGTGGTTGGGTATTCCGTCTTGGAGGTGGTGCTATATGTTGGGCATCAAAGAAACAAACTTGTATCACAAATTCAACAATGGAATCAGAGTTTGTGGCATTAGCAACAGCTGGTAAAGAGGCTGAATGactaagaaatttaatttatgaaattccATTGTGGCCTAAACCGATATCACCTATATCTATCAGATGCGATAGTGCAGCTACATTGGCTAAGGCATATAGTCAAGTGTATAATGGAAAGTCACGACACTTAGGTGTTAGACATAGCATGATTCGTGAACTTATTATGGATGGTGTGATATTTGTGGAATTTGTGAGAACTCACAACAATTTAGCCGATCATTTAACCAAAGGGTTAAGTAGCGATCTTGTGCACAAGTCGGCTATAGGGATGGGATTAAAGTCCACTACAAATCTCTGATATTAAGATACCCAATtcccatttttttaaaaataaaaagcgccctttgtgggcgggaggtttaggcataaataatatcatgataaaATGTTCTAAcaacatgatcttagcccaaaagtgactacgatctaaacaagaacatgaagaaGCCAAGTAGAGGTCCCACAAGTCGAGATCCTCGGTACTATCAAGTGGAAAAAAACTGACTATATATATACGAGGGAGAAAtgaaaaattatcaaaaccaGCCACCAAAGAAGCTGGatcaacccacatctctacgtcgaaaacggaagttaggatatcccagctggtccatctTAACCAGCGCCTTCAGATACCGAGGCGTAGAGATTGGATCATAGTAAGtaagggcaggggtctggaccccctaccTGCAAGAAAGTCAGCAGCTCGGTTCccttctctgtagatgtgtgagaacCGAACATGTCGCTTCCCATTTAGTATGACACTAGATGCTGAATTCAATGAGGAAGGCTTAATATTTTGAGATTGGAACACATTGAAGAATCATCCCAAGGTATGTGTTCAAACCTACAAATTAAAGAGGTTGaatgtatatattcttaatagttcttttgaaaaattgcaTATGTAGGTGCAAGAATAAAAGAACTACCTATATAAGCATTAAGGTTAGCAGCTTCAAGAAGCTAGGACTTGGCTTCGACATGTTTATGAAGGATAAGGACATAGGCTAGTAAATATAGTGTCAAGATAGAACATATTTGTATGTAAACTTTTGTGTACAATATCTTCGTGTATTCAAAGTGAGTTCCCATGGTTCAATCCTTAGAGACACCATGTGTATTCGAATGTATGGAATGTATAATGTACTAAGGTGAAATTCAATCGTTACGATATTTCATTTATGCAaaagtttgaattttgagatGACTTGTTTTAGTTAATCAAGGATTGCACTAAAATAGGGGAGgattgttggatattttagtgtaattggattaacttgattgatcaacgtgatcataatgagacatcaaataagttggaagtgcggagtgtacacttatttgaattcgttatgactagacgggggttcgggggtagcgcccccgagtagcggggtccaaggagcagagcccctggctggggtcgagctgTAATTTCCGATAATTGAAggactaatttgcaattttagaaACCCGCCAAAATTCAGTTAAAATCGGTTAACTGATGAACATACGCAATGCTTCGTAAAGAGATGCGATGCTTCGCTTCTGCATCTTCTTATTGATCGATTTATGGGTTTAAAGTTATATACAGAATCAACATACGAATCTTCTAcaacctgaattgtatccgatcaaatattggtagaaccaccaagttgatttgatctgaaagtgtttctCGCCTTTCAGGACAACATCCGATTGTTCACATTCTCTGTAAATCTCCCTAACAGGATataggccgtcatccatacagtcgggcggacacgatgactctgttcaacgcttgggtcagcgtctcgtacgatcccatcgttgggaatcaacaaacccgcaagtgtttttgggaaaaggtcactgccgcctacaacgagaacaagccggctaggtcccgccgccgcaccctgaagatgctccgcagtcattttgaccgcgtcgacagagatgtcaaaaaattttgcggcatctacaagaatgaagcagcTCAATACCAAAGcagagccagtggagccgacattatgagagcggctttgcgagtcttctTTGACGATAACGgtaaagaattcaaacatgtcgatgtttgggaggccgtcaaagacgtcgaaaggtgggccggcggtgtccagtccagcaagGGCTCGAGCTCGATGCGatcgaagcacacggcgggtggccaatactcgtctagtgagggcgggtcaggcagcgcctcacaagaggttgagggcatggccaccgatgcagggggctcctcccgtgggcgtcgtcggccgcaagggaccaaggcggcgaaggagctagagggaggaggggccgagggaAATCAAGCCAGGCAGGCTcgggctcggtctcgggctcgaacaccctattgtccatgtacttgactgccacgatggcggacacttcccgcatgacgcctccacaatatcaagcTCATCTTGCccgaattgagtatatggcaagacaaattggtattccgcctccaggtagcttgaatgcaccgccaccgccttcgggggatgattcgccggcggagtagtttttataatttctataaacttgtattttaaattatgtctttttttatttattttgccacgaatttaattatgtatttttttaggattttaagttgtaattttattttatttaatgaagtatgtttttattaattgaatttgttggaaataaaaataaaaaatgaaattgaatgaatagttaagggatgagatggttaagagacggataagagacggtGGGTTGCATGTGCTGTcttttagttaagagatggagtgaaaagtacagtggagcccatgaatagttagGAGATTAGACGGTTGCGGATGGCCTCAGAGTCCTTCCCGTTTTTGTTTTcgaagaaagagaaagagtaGAGAAATGGGTTTGGCACGGCTGACGAGGGTGAGGAGAGAGAATGGAGATGtcattattattttcttttcactATTTTACCTCGTGAATCATTACGGCCCAACTTGACtaaatttaaaagattaaatACCTTGAATTATTTATCTAATTGTAAAATGGATTTTGATCTTTTAATCTTTTCCATACACAatgatataataatattaacataTTGATTTCAATATCTTCTCTTTCTCATATTGTCTTTGTGCGAGTACTATTATAGTATCTATTAAATAACAATTTTGTTCACTAAACAATTTATCATCACTACTCCTATTAACTAACAAGCTATGTGAAAAAGTAGGCAATATTTAATCGTATACCATCCTGAATCATTTATTTGCtaatgaatattttttaaaaaaattcaaaaaaaacatGTTTATATAAAAAAGCAACCATCAAAACTCCTCTTCCACAACTAATTCCACAAAAGTATGGATTCACAATATCATAGTTTCACAAAATACTTCCACAAAAACATATATCATCCACAAAATACTTCCTCAAAAGTATGGATTCACAAAAACATAGTTTCACAAAATACTTCCACAAAAACATAGATCATCCACAAAATACTTCCACAAAAGCATAGTTCATCCATGAACATGTTCTTCAAAAGCTTAGTTCCTCAAAATACATTATCACTAAATTAACTTCCTTGGAGTGAGTTTCTTCTTCGTACATAATTTTATTGGTACGTCTTCTAGGTTTAGGCTTTCCTCCACCTCCATGCTACAATTCACTTGGCTGAAAATATTTGATATTAATGTCaagttataaaaaaaaacagttGGCTAAATGTAAcaattatacatatttaattctTCATACCTCATTGGTTCATCAACTACTCCCTGCCCTTGACATGTACTAGCATGCATCCCACCTAAAGGTCATCCCTTTGCACGGCTCTTCCTGCAACTCA
This region includes:
- the LOC121745778 gene encoding uncharacterized protein LOC121745778; the protein is MSNKETAKEETKGFAKLDKFAGQDFRHWQKKMHFMLTGLKVVYVLSTPMPEAVENETLEQTRRRMKWENDDYICRGHILNGMSDSLFDVYQNVESAKELWDSLEAKYMAEDASSKKFLLGNFITYKMVDSMPVMEQYNELLRILRQFSQYDMKMDESISISSIIDKLPPSWKDFKNNLKHKKEELNLVELGSDFQIEQSIRDMEKGSVGNGKTMVGSSVNMVEEGESSKAGKEKRSFQGK